DNA from Carassius gibelio isolate Cgi1373 ecotype wild population from Czech Republic chromosome B8, carGib1.2-hapl.c, whole genome shotgun sequence:
tctttctctttagagtgttacaagttcttggtgcataaagacgatctgtaaagttgcaaagattaaagtctctttaatcccccccccccccaaacagctcgttctaacatgcccccacatctctatgtcaTTATGTCGGATAACGCCTGCCGCCATGTCGTAttagacactgtgtgtttcactgtgaaaaagaaactactttgtttggccttccaaaagagaacgATATCTGCTTTGGCCGCGGTGTGTGACGATGTTTCATtgagaaagtgaaactacttcatttggctttccaaaagaggacacaactagaaatcatgaTAATCatatcacgtttataatgggttttatgtttatgtatcgATGCTCCCGCCGGACAGGGCATCACAACATGTTCAGAGCCGTAACCAGGATCTGACCACTTTTAATCATGAGAATCGGGGAAATTTAAAGACACATGCCATTAAAGAAAAAACTATATGAGCCTTTATGTAAATGTACCAACCCATGTGAGGCTGTCTCTGTTTTCAGTATTATAGGTGCACTCCACCAGCAATTTGTCATCCTGAAAGACCGAAAAGTTTCTTTAGCTCACTTATTGACAATTACatgctaaataaattatataaaataaagtctaTTACAGTACATAAATGTGTCATTTTGTATTGTGCAGAGCATATATTTGATATGTATACTTGAAATCCCTGTAAATTTAACAGTAGGTACTTACCAACTTCACTGTCTTAGTTTTACCCAAGTTTGTCACTTCCTGATATTCAAAATCATAGCTTTCATCCGCAGCTAGAATATCGATCTGTTCTCCCCCTCTGAAGAGAAtaagaatttacaaaaaaataaataattcattgcAGTAACTTAAGGTTATGAACCACAGAACAAAGAAATGCACAGAGTTTATATTAAGTGAACTATTTTTTCGGGTCAAAAATGTATACCTGAAGTGTCCAACTCGCACCTTTCGCCCAGCCAAGTGTGTGTGCAGCATCACAGAGAACACCTGAAGATCATGTGGTGTCTCCAGCACCTGTAGAGCACAGAACACAACTGATCGTGCTGAATCTGATTGTGAGAATGTgagtacataaaaatatatacatacctTTGGAATATTAGCAGTGTCACACATGCCGTACGTATGGAAGGATTTAGCTTTGGGTGGGATGGCATACCCAGGGGCCACCGCAAGCCCTGTCATTAGAACAGCTGCATCATGCTGACGGAGTTCAGATGTATAGTAGAATCGCAGACCTGAGTTATCAACTCGACCTGAGCAGAGAAGAAAGATTTATCAtgttgaaatgtgaaaaaaaaaaaaaaaattcacattgtaAACGACTGACTGACCTGCACTTTTATGGGGGTTGTTGTAATGCAATTCAAGCCTGTAGAAAAAATTTCCAACATTTCCACCAATTGGAAGTCCTGCCACCTCAGGAAATTCAAAAGCCTTGAAAAAgtacaattacaattaaaaagcTAATCATTAATTTGAAAGATTTAAATATAGATACTATTTCAAAAGGCCCAAAAGCTGAAAATGAACCATGCCCTTTCAGTGAATCAGTTCAGAAAATCATTCTGAATGCGTCaatggatgcccattttccacaagttgatatgattcttaagGGTCTTAATGAcaagtctataacatactttgcTTAAAATTtatcaatggtagtgtaaaagaACATCCTTTTAccatgtcaaaaacagctctgttcataGCAAGTCATTTTAAGTTCATGTTCCTTTAAATACTAATGAGCTTtactgaccccgcccctctcttctgtgggGTGACGAGCCATTCAGATATTGtgagactgtttactttaacCTAGGAACTTATAGGAAAggcaatttgcaaagattcataaattAAACAATGGCAGAGTAATGACAGTTCACTCATGACGGGCCTTAGGTAAAATGCTACTATCGATCAAaaatcgtgggaggggcctgggtctgtgtgacatcacacagcCAAGAACCTAAAAAcggcttgatttgagaaaggggatgTTATTtatatggattaaaaaaaaacattgaatggaTTTTTATCATATAGTGTGGATGTGTAcaaacactgccaacacacatatATGTTcaaacatgtaaaagtgaattttgcatccaatgacccctttaagaaccaAACTGATCCAATTCTTGATTTTTAACGATGTGATTGGATTGGATAACGATTTCTTCAAGTAATTTATgacttaaatgtgtttatttctcaCATGAAAATGATTTAAACCCTAGTCAAAGGTGAGACTAACCCCTCCGCCAACTCCCCACACAGCCACGACCTCCATACACTTTTCATCCGCTCCAGTATAACATTCTGCCTCCAGCGGCTCCGTCACAGTCGGAGGGCAGCGGTACAGCAGCAGATGATGCACAAGGTCAACATTTTCGATCACTGGCTCAATCTGGGATAATGAAAGTAAGTCAGAAATTAAGATGATTGACAGATCATTGGATAGATAATGTTTGTGTTAAGTTCATAAACTCACACGATAAATGTGCTGTTTGGGACCAAACGTCGGGGCTTTCAAGATCTTGCAGTGATAGTAGGTGTGCTTGGCTGGTACAATGAACTGAAATGATTGTAAGCAACATGTAAAGTGAAAGTACACTCACTAGCACTTCGAAAAGGTTTTCTTTCCTTAGTTGAGATAAACCATTAAGATAATCCTTGGAAAACTACTAGGCTATTCAAAAATAAGCTACTGTATGAAGTCAGAGTTACAACAACTTTTCTTCAACAGGGAAACAATTGATTGACCAAAGGTTAgagtaaagaaaattaaaaaaaaattaaaaatattataaaacgtttttatttcaaataaatattattaaattaatattataaatactattcatcaaaaatctgttttcaacattaattaatgtttcttgagcggtaaatgagcatattagaatgatttctgaaggatcatgtgacactgagactggattaatggcagatgaaaatttagctttgcttcacaggaataaattacattttaaaatatgttcaaatctAAGTTAAATGTTGCTCATGAAATGTCAGGAACAAAAATTGGCTTTACAGACAGGACAGCAAAAcaacaaagtaaaaatatttcttaCATTGTCCATAGTTATGTCAAAAAAGCTCCTATTTGAAGGGTTGACGTGAGGCATGTACTTCAACAGGTTCAACTCCTTTGTGCCTCTTTGGCTGCTGTGGTATGTGATATCATCAGTCTGTCCATACGCATAGATCAGCTTCATGGGGAGATCCTGATcatgcaataaaaataacaattgcttgataatttacattaaatgagaAGCTCTTTGGCAACATGCACACTacagctaaatgttttttttttttttttgctattttttttttatctaaaatttcAGTTTTAAAAGACAGTCCATGTTTAAAGAAGTGTTTCTGAAGTGCAGCTGAGAGCTCCTTGACAAACAAGGTCAACAGTTTGTTACTTAGTTACAAATACTTAGGAGTCCTTAGAAATGCCCTGATCCAAGTGGGCCTAACATTGTGGATTCCTTTACATTGCTGTTTTTTCAATGCAATGCCATTAGGCATGGGCTGATTACCGGTTTCATGGTGGGCTATATCGCGCTTTTAAAAACCAATAAAATTTTAGTTGGGGGTGGgggtttgtattattatattatgtatctCTCAGGGTAACTGACCCATATATATGTGCATAGCTATGTACATAGAGTAAAAACGTCCAGTAAATGATAAAACTGTCTGCACTACAAAACAGTATGTTCacaattaagataatacattaaaattaatatgGTAAGACACCAATTTGCAAAATCAAGCAGCAAATCGAGTGCTTAtgcagatgagacagaagccaGACCCATACAATTTCCGAATGGCACTCTTAAGGTCCTTGCACAGTGAGTCCGAAATTTTTGTATGCGTTTTTTGTACTTTTTCGTATTCGtcatcctttcctatcaaaatgctattttattttataaatttttttatgatgGACGAAAGTTTCGGAGACAGTGTATAAATGTGATAGACACAACGTGAACATTTCAGACGAAAATTTTGGACTCACCAAAACTTTTTGGTCTTAGCACACTGAGTTTGAAATATTttgcatgtcaaaaaaaaaaaagcttaatcatTTCATCTGTCATCTACATTTTCGCCTCCACAGCaagcattttgataggaaaggatgacaaatatgaaaaaaagaaagaacgcaTAAGAACATTTCGGAGTCAGTGTGCAATGGCCTTTACAGGAAGAAAAAATGGATAAGTGCagcaatattttgtttatatctgTAACCAAGGAAATGCTCTATCACACTGTACGATAAGCACCACCCACTTCCATAGAGTGAATTTGCGTTTTCATTTAGCCTGTCTGATGTTTCAGTTTCTTGTGTGTATGTTTTGTGGAGCATAAATTTACaaagctaaataataaaaaagcttttaaaaagatATGAAAaggttttttctttgtgtttttgtttacatttttcaattatacaatctaatttaaatcaaaaacgtaacactaaaataacaataaccaattttatagcattttatattatttatatgtcaaaatcacatacacacacatattcatgCCTGAATGTCATAGTTCTACCGTCATTGTTTTCTGAATATAACTGCAGAGTAAATCTTAAAAACAATGAATGGGGATGGTTACATGACGGTGTTGAATTACTTTTCCTTTGTAAAGAATAGTTGAAAGAAAAATGGTTAAACAGGCTCACAGTGATGGGTAGATCATCTTTATCACAGGAACCAATGGACCTCTGAAACTTCATGACTGTTTTCCCATCAGACTCAGTCAGAGACAGAAGTTTGTAGTTCTGTTGCTGGTCAACCACAGGCATTGAATTCCCCCCAGCATGACGGTCCTGAAtaccaaaaaaaacagaaaagaaaaatgagaaGTGTAGCATGTATGCATGCGTAGTAACAGGTGTTTTTATGAAGCTGtagttatagttatagttgcAGTCTCCAATCAGTTTTCCACTTTGACTTTCAAGATCTTATATTAATATCAGGTTAATGTTACCTGCATCTAAATGAATCAGAATCGACAGTATACAGAACAAAATAtccaaaaaaagttacaattatttGTAACTTCACTGTAAGTGACTTATTGACAGTCATCAGTCTCTATTTATGATGTGAAAGACTAAATCCAAATCTAACAGTGTGTACTGTAGATAAGTAACTAATAGAGATGTAATGATATAAAAATTTCACAATATGTTAAGTCCAGAGTTCGAAAtttattgagatatatatatataaaaaaaaaataagacttgGGAAAGAAAAAACTGGAGCCCACCGGGGTGGCGCAGGCGGAACTGGAGCAgtggaccaccacagccgagcagaaaaaagaaaagttaaatatGCTATCTAATGCACTTTGAGAGATCAAAATTAAGAGGTCCAAACCATGTTCTTAactgaaaaaattatgttagaAAAGTGTTTTACTTCTAACCCTCTTTTTTGTTGTGACATaatactgtctctctctgaattaCATTCACACTGGTGTTTTAGGAAGCCAAACaaatttgaatataaaaataataacaacagcaatttcatattattatcattcCTATGACAGTTATAGTAAAACAATTTTACTGTAAAGTAattgaaaatttatatttcatgcAGGGATGTGCACATACATTTTGAGGGGCAGAGGCTCAAGTGGAAAAAAGGGCACTTCtcgtatttagaaaaaaaaaaaaaaaaaaaataataaattctataCATACcattataaaaatattagggGTGTGCGATTAATTGACAACGATAATTGGAtgatattttgctgagtgttattgtgctgatatcttaagTGCTACCATGGACAGCTGACTGTTTTTGAGATTCTGTATATTCTGTGTAGTGATCAAAGTGAAAGAAAgacatgacatttgccaagtatggtagcccatactcggaattggtgctctgcatttaacccatccaagtccacacacacagcagtgagaagtgaagacaccgtgaacacacacccggagcagtgggcagctatagatccagaaCCCGGGGAGCAActaggggttcagtgccttgctcaagggcacttcagccatgggtgcAGCcaattgagggtggaagagagcactgttcattcactcccccacctacaactcctcccagcaccgagactcgaaccagcaaccttctggtaactagttcgtctctctaaccattaggccacagttgCCCCTCAGTTGCCCCTCAGTTGCCCAACAGCAGTAAGTTTAAATGGATTTGTACCTTATTATggacatttttaactttataaaaaaGTGTGCATAGTGAATGCACCGAAGAAACTGTGAATGGAAGCAT
Protein-coding regions in this window:
- the LOC127963684 gene encoding DBH-like monooxygenase protein 2 homolog isoform X2 translates to MVTLSFVLLLLSVQWSWAQEDPLLPFSEHLDPEHKVRLKWGFDEIQGFILFELTVNTNGWVGFGFSPKGGMTGADVVIGGVGPGGSYFTDRHAGGNSMPVVDQQQNYKLLSLTESDGKTVMKFQRSIGSCDKDDLPITDLPMKLIYAYGQTDDITYHSSQRGTKELNLLKYMPHVNPSNRSFFDITMDNFIVPAKHTYYHCKILKAPTFGPKQHIYRIEPVIENVDLVHHLLLYRCPPTVTEPLEAECYTGADEKCMEVVAVWGVGGGAFEFPEVAGLPIGGNVGNFFYRLELHYNNPHKSAGRVDNSGLRFYYTSELRQHDAAVLMTGLAVAPGYAIPPKAKSFHTYGMCDTANIPKVLETPHDLQVFSVMLHTHLAGRKVRVGHFRGGEQIDILAADESYDFEYQEVTNLGKTKTVKLDDKLLVECTYNTENRDSLTWGGFSTTDEMCLAFIFYYPAMKLSGCTSFPDLKLLHSAMGVTYTNSWSYIMFTKTWNNITINEYQQTLKSIDQYITVVNSLNKASSFKGTLPDLKVIPPAPCISGCVTKSLAVLSLLTCLAVQWASFCNTNAN